A stretch of the uncultured Bacteroides sp. genome encodes the following:
- a CDS encoding purine-nucleoside phosphorylase, with translation MLEKIKETASFLKERMHTNPETAIILGTGLGNLANEITEKYEIKYQDIPNFPVSTVEGHSGKLIFGKLGNKDIMAMQGRFHYYEGYSMKEVTFPVRVMKELGIKTLFVSNASGGTNASFEIGDLMIITDHINYFPEHPLRGKNLYGDRFPDMSEAYSKDLINKALVIADEKGIKVQQGVYIGTQGPTFETPAEYKLFHILGADAVGMSTVPEVIVANHAGIKCFGISIITDLGVEGKIVEISHEDVQKAADAAQPKMTTIMRELINRA, from the coding sequence ATGTTAGAAAAAATAAAAGAGACAGCAAGCTTTCTGAAAGAGAGGATGCATACTAACCCAGAAACAGCAATCATTTTAGGAACCGGTCTGGGAAATCTGGCAAATGAAATCACTGAAAAATATGAAATTAAATATCAGGATATCCCAAACTTCCCAGTATCTACTGTTGAAGGACATAGTGGGAAACTGATCTTCGGTAAGCTTGGCAACAAAGATATTATGGCCATGCAAGGCCGTTTTCACTATTATGAAGGTTATTCCATGAAAGAGGTTACTTTCCCGGTTAGGGTAATGAAAGAACTAGGCATCAAAACATTATTTGTATCCAATGCCAGCGGCGGAACAAATGCATCATTTGAGATTGGTGATTTAATGATTATAACAGATCATATAAACTATTTCCCTGAACACCCGCTTCGTGGCAAGAACCTTTATGGAGATCGTTTCCCGGATATGAGCGAAGCTTATTCTAAAGATCTGATAAATAAAGCGCTAGTAATAGCAGATGAAAAAGGAATCAAAGTTCAGCAAGGAGTTTATATCGGCACACAAGGTCCCACATTCGAAACTCCGGCAGAATATAAATTATTCCATATTTTAGGAGCCGATGCTGTAGGTATGTCCACTGTTCCGGAAGTGATTGTAGCCAACCATGCCGGAATTAAATGCTTTGGTATCTCAATCATCACCGACCTCGGTGTTGAAGGCAAGATTGTAGAGATTTCTCATGAGGATGTACAGAAAGCTGCTGATGCTGCTCAACCAAAGATGACAACTATCATGCGTGAATTGATTAACCGCGCATAA
- the lpxK gene encoding tetraacyldisaccharide 4'-kinase, whose product MEENFIKIQKSLYPLSFLYGLGVCLRNKMFDWGILHSRSYDIPVISIGNITVGGTGKTPHTEYLIKLLKKEFKVAVLSRGYKRKSKGFVMATATSSAKEIGDEPYQIKQKFPEITVSVDKNRCHGIETLCEEKKTSEMNVILLDDAYQHRYVNPGMNILLVDFNRLICDDALLPAGRLRESSSGKHRANIVIVTKCPRLMKPMDFRIITKRLDLYPYQQLYFTSYKYGNLTPIFSGSSIRKKTLAQIEKDEKILLLTGIASPKQLLQDLERYASCITPLTFADHHDFTENDIKTLKETFDNLSGDKKIIITTEKDAARLSQFTNLDETLQRNIYVLPIEVRFLLNQEEIFNQNIIEYVRKNKRDSKLSEREDAY is encoded by the coding sequence ATGGAAGAAAATTTCATTAAGATACAAAAGAGTCTTTATCCACTCTCATTCCTCTATGGATTGGGAGTGTGTCTACGTAACAAAATGTTTGACTGGGGTATTCTGCATTCAAGAAGTTACGATATACCAGTTATCAGCATAGGGAATATAACTGTAGGTGGTACAGGAAAAACCCCACATACAGAATACTTAATCAAATTATTAAAAAAAGAATTTAAAGTCGCTGTATTGAGTCGTGGGTACAAACGCAAATCAAAAGGGTTTGTTATGGCTACAGCAACCAGCTCTGCAAAAGAGATTGGTGATGAACCATATCAAATTAAGCAGAAGTTTCCAGAAATAACAGTATCCGTAGATAAGAACCGTTGCCACGGTATTGAGACATTATGCGAAGAAAAAAAAACATCAGAAATGAATGTTATTCTTTTAGATGATGCATATCAACACCGTTATGTAAATCCCGGAATGAATATTTTGCTGGTTGATTTCAACCGGCTAATTTGTGACGATGCACTCCTTCCAGCCGGAAGGTTAAGAGAATCGTCAAGCGGAAAGCATCGGGCTAACATTGTTATTGTTACAAAGTGTCCCAGACTGATGAAGCCAATGGATTTTCGGATAATAACCAAACGATTGGATCTATATCCCTATCAGCAGCTATACTTTACTTCCTATAAGTATGGTAATCTGACTCCCATCTTCTCTGGTTCCAGTATAAGAAAAAAGACTCTGGCACAAATTGAAAAAGATGAGAAGATTTTATTGCTCACAGGAATAGCTTCTCCCAAGCAATTGTTACAGGATTTAGAAAGATATGCCTCTTGCATAACTCCATTAACATTTGCAGATCATCACGACTTTACCGAGAATGATATAAAAACGCTAAAGGAAACATTTGATAATCTATCCGGAGATAAAAAGATAATTATAACAACTGAAAAAGATGCCGCTCGTCTTTCTCAGTTTACAAATCTAGATGAGACATTACAAAGGAACATATACGTACTACCTATAGAAGTAAGATTCCTGCTAAACCAGGAAGAAATATTTAACCAAAACATTATAGAATATGTTAGAAAAAATAAAAGAGACAGCAAGCTTTCTGAAAGAGAGGATGCATACTAA